One Nonomuraea angiospora DNA segment encodes these proteins:
- a CDS encoding P-II family nitrogen regulator, whose translation MRLITAIIKPFKLDDVKAALEQFGIKGMTVSEASGYGRQRGHTEVYRGAEYQVDLVPKVRLEVLAEEDDAEDVIDVIVKAAHTGKIGDGKVWSVPVDTVVRVRTGERGPEAL comes from the coding sequence ATGAGACTCATCACCGCGATCATCAAGCCTTTCAAGCTGGATGACGTGAAGGCCGCACTGGAACAGTTCGGCATCAAGGGAATGACGGTCAGCGAGGCGAGCGGCTACGGTCGCCAGCGCGGCCACACCGAGGTCTACCGCGGCGCCGAGTACCAGGTCGACCTGGTGCCGAAGGTCCGCCTGGAGGTCCTCGCCGAAGAGGATGACGCCGAGGACGTGATCGACGTCATCGTCAAGGCGGCGCACACCGGCAAGATCGGCGACGGCAAGGTCTGGTCCGTCCCGGTGGACACCGTCGTCCGTGTCCGCACGGGAGAGCGGGGTCCTGAGGCCCTGTGA
- a CDS encoding [protein-PII] uridylyltransferase produces the protein MRGEARSFAAARKERTADTDRWLKDLFRTASDGDHVSLVAVGSLGRGELAPGSDLDLVLLHNGRADVARIADRIWYPVWDSAVNLDHSVRTVEEAVSVARQDLKAVLGLIQARHVAGDAELTRKAREAVLAEWRADSRRRLGELRDAADKRAQVSGELAFLLEPDLKDGRGGLRDVQAMQAVAAAWVASAPGPRAREAYEFILDVRHALHVVTARGTDRLVLQEQDAVAGVLGLLDAEALMRRLAEAGRTVSHAFDGTWRTVDRLLSGPAPRGRRPLADGVVEHAGEVVLARGVDPRKDPVLVLRAAAAAADSGLPLAPATVSVLAAQSPPMPVPWPEEARDSLVSILGAGRAAVPVWEELDQAGILVKLLPDWERVRHRPQRNPIHRFTVDRHLIEAAANAASHTREVSRPDLLLISALLHDVGKGWPGDHSATGEVVVRDIATRIGLPAQDVDTLATVVRHHLLLPETATRRDLDDPVTIEKVAATVGTREVLDLLAALAIADGHATGPAAWNSWKAGLVADLVRRVRSVLAGSPPPKPPTLSADQTALARHGGGAVRVNGGAVTVVAPDRVGLLWSAAGVLSAHRLIVRSASSASAGSTAVIEFSVIPEYGSPPDPATLESDLRLVLAGRLDIEQRLARRARAMRPPRVPVAPPRVTLVDDASATATVVEVRAHDRPGLLWRIGRAFGECGLDVRAARVETLGAEAVDVFYVVDRAGRPLSDAAQRAQVRDQVLAALR, from the coding sequence TTGAGGGGAGAGGCCCGTTCGTTCGCCGCGGCCCGCAAGGAGCGGACCGCGGACACCGACCGCTGGCTCAAGGATCTCTTCCGCACGGCGAGCGACGGCGACCACGTCTCACTGGTCGCCGTCGGGAGCCTCGGGAGGGGCGAACTCGCACCGGGCAGTGACCTCGACCTGGTCCTGCTGCACAACGGGCGGGCCGACGTGGCCAGGATCGCGGACCGGATCTGGTATCCGGTCTGGGACTCCGCGGTCAACCTCGACCACTCCGTGCGGACGGTCGAGGAAGCGGTGAGCGTCGCCAGGCAGGACCTGAAGGCTGTGCTCGGCCTCATCCAGGCCAGGCACGTGGCCGGTGACGCCGAGCTGACCAGGAAGGCCAGGGAGGCGGTGCTGGCCGAGTGGCGGGCCGACTCCCGGCGCCGGCTCGGCGAGTTGCGTGACGCGGCCGACAAGCGGGCGCAGGTGAGCGGCGAGCTGGCCTTCCTGCTCGAACCCGATCTCAAGGACGGGCGCGGCGGGCTCCGCGACGTCCAGGCCATGCAGGCGGTGGCCGCCGCCTGGGTCGCCTCGGCGCCCGGCCCCAGGGCGCGCGAGGCGTACGAGTTCATCCTCGACGTGCGGCACGCGCTGCACGTCGTCACCGCCCGCGGCACCGACCGGCTGGTGCTGCAGGAGCAGGACGCCGTGGCGGGGGTGCTCGGCCTGCTCGACGCCGAGGCGCTCATGCGCAGGCTCGCCGAGGCGGGCCGTACCGTCTCCCACGCCTTCGACGGCACCTGGCGCACCGTTGACAGGCTCCTGTCAGGCCCCGCTCCCCGAGGCCGCCGCCCGCTGGCGGACGGCGTGGTCGAGCACGCCGGCGAGGTGGTGCTCGCCAGGGGGGTCGACCCGCGCAAGGACCCCGTGCTGGTGCTGCGCGCCGCCGCCGCGGCGGCCGACTCCGGGCTGCCGCTCGCCCCGGCGACGGTGTCCGTGCTCGCAGCTCAGTCACCTCCCATGCCGGTGCCGTGGCCGGAGGAGGCACGCGACTCGCTGGTGTCGATCCTCGGCGCGGGCCGCGCCGCCGTGCCCGTGTGGGAGGAGCTCGACCAGGCGGGCATCCTTGTCAAGTTGCTCCCTGACTGGGAACGCGTACGCCACCGTCCCCAGCGCAACCCGATCCACCGCTTCACGGTCGACCGGCACCTGATCGAGGCCGCCGCGAACGCCGCCAGCCACACGCGCGAGGTCTCCCGTCCCGACCTCCTGCTGATCAGCGCGCTCCTGCACGACGTCGGCAAGGGCTGGCCGGGGGACCACTCGGCCACCGGCGAGGTCGTGGTCCGCGACATCGCCACCCGCATCGGCCTGCCCGCGCAGGACGTCGACACCCTGGCCACCGTCGTACGCCACCACCTGCTGCTGCCCGAGACCGCCACCCGCAGGGACCTCGACGACCCCGTCACGATCGAGAAGGTCGCCGCCACCGTCGGCACCCGGGAGGTCCTCGACCTGCTGGCCGCGCTCGCGATCGCCGACGGCCACGCCACCGGGCCGGCCGCCTGGAACAGCTGGAAGGCCGGGCTCGTCGCCGACCTCGTGCGCCGGGTCAGGTCCGTGCTGGCCGGCTCGCCGCCGCCCAAGCCGCCGACCCTGTCGGCCGACCAGACCGCGCTCGCCCGGCACGGCGGCGGGGCCGTCCGCGTCAACGGGGGAGCCGTCACGGTCGTCGCCCCCGACCGGGTGGGGCTGCTCTGGAGCGCCGCCGGCGTGCTGTCCGCGCACCGGCTCATCGTGCGCTCCGCCTCGTCCGCCTCCGCGGGCTCCACCGCGGTGATCGAGTTCTCCGTCATCCCCGAGTACGGTTCCCCGCCCGACCCCGCGACCCTGGAGTCCGACCTCCGTCTCGTCCTTGCCGGCCGTCTTGACATCGAGCAGCGGCTGGCCCGCCGTGCGCGGGCCATGCGCCCGCCCCGCGTACCTGTGGCCCCACCTCGGGTGACACTGGTCGACGACGCCTCCGCGACCGCCACCGTGGTGGAAGTCAGGGCCCATGACAGGCCGGGGCTTCTGTGGCGTATCGGGCGGGCGTTCGGCGAGTGCGGTCTTGACGTGAGGGCCGCTCGCGTGGAGACTCTCGGCGCGGAGGCGGTGGACGTCTTCTATGTCGTGGATCGCGCCGGTCGCCCCCTCAGCGACGCCGCACAGAGGGCGCAAGTCCGCGATCAAGTCCTGGCCGCACTGCGATAA
- a CDS encoding sensor histidine kinase, whose translation MKRDRAKRPLPRLGLRNWRVRWRLTALILVPTIAGVVLGGARVVGSVQSIGDYDRTATGAEQATHIRDLLQAIGLERDTGGWIGANRAMRKKLAQPLAERKAAVDALVKTVNADLDTIDDSYGPRIVKAAQQVRYDLGRLPRIRAEGQTETIRYDFLTDTLLKLHDELSLLSDDPQIIGQFRALSALAAAKEEVSRQRVQLLQASYDTRRVDAKEVEQFIASNAREQSDISQVGAEAGVEVGLQLSKALTSQPEYVNVQLTKARAITLASGRAPGVRISDNLISANGSREQWFNENSVAVDVLHGIEKELAGQVSLRSKELREAEIRNAIVAGILILALLLLVLLLTVAIARSMVTPLRRLRTEALEVAGFRLPDVVHRLRASGDASAGEVRPIEVEGNDEIGEVARAFDQVHQQAVRLAGEEAELRSNISSMFVNLSRRTQTLVERQISLIDGLEKGEQDGTRLADLFKLDHLATRMRRNSENLLVLAGHEATRRRSQPAKLVDVVRAALSEVEGYERVQVKVHRATSVLGSAANDLVHLVAELVENAIQFSPSNSQVVVTSSLIEGGGALLSVSDTGISMTEEELAEANRRLAEPPVVDVSVSRRMGLFVVGRLALRHGIRVQLRRGDGAGLIAMVLLPPTLIADGTQQQPLPQRPAFGGGTVPTPASPPVQNGTFRSFGSFDSFDGGRRPDGPAPRHSFQTPESTPPGPRSFDSGPYHSDPGRAGVNGFTADTDGGSYRRQTHSLDSGVYPSFPNTGSYPSGNGAFQTPAPPPSYPTNDVRRPDPTPSVEVSPMEPEQEEFLPIFAAVESAWFRRPPEEAAPQVPGDGEDKPPQAVPSGEEAWRTAADAGWRAAAAAAEPSLGGMTAAGLPKRTPKANLVPGTANQQAQPQQPQRPAPMPPVSADRMRSRMASYQQGVRRGRQEVRGQEEQSE comes from the coding sequence GTGAAGCGGGACCGCGCGAAGCGGCCACTGCCACGCCTGGGCCTGAGAAACTGGCGCGTACGGTGGCGGCTCACCGCCCTCATCCTGGTGCCCACCATCGCCGGCGTCGTGCTCGGGGGAGCGCGAGTCGTCGGATCGGTGCAGAGCATCGGCGACTACGACCGCACGGCGACCGGGGCGGAGCAGGCGACCCATATCCGCGACCTCCTGCAGGCGATCGGGCTGGAGCGTGACACGGGCGGCTGGATCGGCGCCAACCGCGCCATGCGCAAGAAGCTCGCCCAGCCGCTCGCGGAGCGCAAGGCCGCGGTGGACGCGCTGGTCAAGACCGTGAACGCCGACCTCGACACCATCGACGACTCCTACGGCCCCCGCATCGTCAAAGCCGCCCAGCAGGTGCGGTACGACCTGGGCCGGCTGCCGAGGATCCGCGCCGAGGGCCAGACCGAGACCATCCGGTACGACTTCCTCACCGACACCCTGCTCAAGCTGCACGACGAGCTGAGCCTGCTGTCCGACGACCCGCAGATCATCGGCCAGTTCCGCGCCCTGAGCGCGCTCGCCGCGGCCAAGGAGGAGGTCTCCCGCCAGCGCGTCCAGCTGCTCCAGGCCTCCTACGACACCCGGCGGGTGGACGCCAAGGAGGTCGAGCAGTTCATCGCCTCCAACGCCCGCGAGCAGAGCGACATCTCCCAGGTCGGCGCGGAGGCCGGCGTCGAGGTCGGGCTCCAGCTGTCCAAGGCGCTCACCTCCCAGCCCGAGTACGTCAACGTCCAGCTCACCAAGGCGCGCGCGATCACGCTGGCCAGCGGCCGGGCGCCGGGCGTCCGGATCAGCGACAACCTGATCTCCGCCAACGGCAGCCGCGAGCAGTGGTTCAACGAGAACTCCGTGGCCGTCGACGTGCTGCACGGCATCGAGAAGGAGCTGGCCGGCCAGGTGAGCCTGCGCAGCAAGGAGCTGCGCGAGGCCGAGATCCGCAACGCGATCGTCGCTGGGATCCTGATCCTGGCGCTGCTGCTGCTGGTCCTGCTGCTCACCGTGGCCATCGCCCGCTCCATGGTCACCCCGCTGCGCCGGCTGCGCACCGAGGCGCTGGAGGTGGCCGGCTTCCGGCTCCCCGACGTGGTGCACCGGCTGCGGGCCAGCGGCGACGCGTCCGCCGGCGAGGTACGGCCGATCGAGGTCGAAGGCAACGACGAGATCGGCGAGGTCGCCAGGGCCTTCGACCAGGTCCACCAGCAGGCGGTGCGGCTGGCGGGCGAGGAGGCCGAGCTGCGCAGCAACATCAGCTCGATGTTCGTCAACCTCTCGCGCCGCACCCAGACGCTGGTCGAGCGGCAGATCTCGCTGATCGACGGCCTGGAGAAGGGCGAGCAGGACGGCACCCGGCTGGCCGACCTGTTCAAGCTCGACCACCTGGCCACCCGCATGCGCCGCAACTCCGAGAACCTCCTGGTCCTGGCCGGACACGAGGCCACCCGCCGGCGCAGCCAGCCGGCCAAGCTGGTCGACGTCGTACGCGCCGCGCTGTCGGAGGTCGAGGGCTACGAGCGCGTCCAGGTCAAGGTGCACCGGGCCACCTCCGTGCTCGGCAGCGCCGCCAACGACCTGGTCCACCTGGTCGCCGAGCTGGTCGAGAACGCCATCCAGTTCTCCCCGAGCAACTCCCAGGTCGTCGTCACCAGCAGCCTCATCGAGGGCGGCGGCGCGCTGCTGTCGGTGAGCGACACCGGCATCAGCATGACCGAGGAGGAGCTGGCCGAGGCCAACCGCCGCCTGGCCGAGCCGCCCGTCGTGGACGTGTCGGTCTCCCGGCGCATGGGCCTGTTCGTGGTCGGCCGCCTGGCGCTGCGCCACGGCATCCGGGTCCAGCTCAGGAGGGGCGACGGCGCCGGCCTGATCGCGATGGTGCTGCTCCCGCCCACGCTGATCGCCGACGGCACGCAGCAGCAGCCGCTGCCGCAGCGGCCCGCGTTCGGCGGCGGCACCGTGCCCACTCCGGCGAGCCCGCCCGTGCAGAACGGGACGTTCAGGTCGTTCGGCAGCTTCGACTCCTTCGACGGCGGCCGGCGTCCCGACGGGCCCGCCCCCAGACACAGTTTCCAGACCCCCGAGAGCACGCCGCCGGGACCGCGCTCGTTCGACAGCGGGCCGTACCACTCCGACCCCGGCAGGGCGGGCGTGAACGGGTTCACCGCCGACACCGACGGCGGCTCCTACCGCAGGCAGACGCACTCGCTCGACTCCGGCGTCTACCCGTCGTTCCCGAACACGGGCTCCTACCCATCCGGAAATGGCGCGTTCCAGACGCCTGCGCCGCCCCCGTCGTACCCCACGAACGACGTGCGCCGGCCCGACCCGACGCCCTCCGTCGAGGTGTCGCCGATGGAGCCGGAGCAGGAGGAGTTCCTGCCGATCTTCGCGGCCGTGGAGTCCGCCTGGTTCCGCAGGCCGCCGGAGGAGGCGGCGCCGCAGGTGCCCGGAGATGGTGAGGACAAGCCCCCGCAAGCCGTACCCTCTGGGGAGGAAGCGTGGCGAACGGCGGCCGACGCCGGTTGGCGCGCGGCGGCCGCTGCCGCCGAGCCCAGCCTCGGCGGCATGACCGCCGCCGGGCTACCGAAGCGCACCCCCAAGGCCAACCTGGTTCCCGGTACGGCGAACCAGCAGGCGCAGCCGCAGCAGCCGCAGCGGCCGGCTCCGATGCCGCCCGTATCGGCGGATCGGATGCGTAGCCGGATGGCCAGTTACCAGCAGGGTGTGCGACGGGGCCGCCAGGAAGTACGTGGACAGGAGGAACAGAGTGAGTGA
- a CDS encoding roadblock/LC7 domain-containing protein has product MTTLSHEAHRFDWLITDFVRNTPGVAHAVVVSADGLCLAASEGFPPDRADQLAAVSAGLLSLTVGASRVFEGGSVTQTVVEMQRGLLIVMAISDGSVLTVLAGPDCDMGLVAYQMTLLVDRAGQALTPALRAELQAARTR; this is encoded by the coding sequence GTGACAACCCTTAGCCACGAGGCGCACAGGTTCGACTGGCTGATCACCGACTTCGTGCGTAACACGCCCGGAGTCGCGCACGCCGTCGTCGTTTCGGCCGACGGCCTGTGCCTGGCCGCCTCCGAAGGCTTCCCGCCGGACCGGGCCGACCAGCTCGCCGCGGTCTCCGCGGGCCTGCTGAGCCTGACCGTGGGAGCGTCCAGGGTGTTCGAGGGCGGTTCTGTGACGCAGACCGTTGTCGAGATGCAGCGCGGCCTGCTCATCGTCATGGCGATCAGCGACGGCTCCGTCCTGACGGTGCTGGCGGGCCCCGACTGTGACATGGGTCTGGTGGCGTACCAGATGACGCTGCTGGTCGACCGGGCCGGGCAGGCGCTCACGCCGGCCCTGCGGGCTGAACTCCAGGCCGCCAGGACCCGGTGA
- a CDS encoding DUF742 domain-containing protein, with amino-acid sequence MYGVDGAGDEEPLFRPYAVTGGRSEPRYHLAMETLISSMSIPDDEMAMLTPEQEAIMQLCRSFRSVAEISALLRVPLGVARVLVADMSDEGLVRLHQPRLSQGQPDLNMLERVLSGLRRL; translated from the coding sequence GTGTACGGCGTTGACGGAGCCGGGGACGAAGAGCCCCTGTTCCGTCCTTACGCGGTGACGGGCGGCCGATCCGAGCCGCGCTATCACCTCGCGATGGAGACGTTGATCTCGTCGATGTCGATCCCGGACGACGAGATGGCCATGCTCACCCCCGAGCAGGAGGCCATCATGCAGTTGTGCAGGTCGTTCCGGTCGGTCGCCGAGATCTCGGCCCTGCTCCGCGTCCCGCTGGGCGTGGCCAGGGTGCTCGTGGCGGACATGTCCGACGAAGGACTCGTCCGCCTGCACCAGCCACGCCTCAGCCAGGGACAGCCAGACCTCAACATGCTCGAAAGGGTGCTCAGTGGACTACGCAGGCTCTAG
- a CDS encoding GTP-binding protein has translation MDYAGSSPGLTSTKIVVAGGFGVGKTTFVGAVSEILPLTTEAVMTDASAGIDDLGLTPNKQTTTVAMDFGRLSLDRDLILYLFGTPGQHRFWFMWDDLVRGAIGAVVLLDTRRLADSFPAIDYFEEAKLPFVVGVNGWDGQFPHAEQEVREALALSPHVPIVRTDARNRESVKATLISLVEHVVRLRAAPVR, from the coding sequence GTGGACTACGCAGGCTCTAGCCCCGGGCTGACGTCGACGAAGATCGTCGTCGCCGGTGGGTTCGGCGTCGGTAAGACGACGTTCGTGGGGGCGGTGTCCGAGATCCTTCCGCTCACCACAGAAGCGGTGATGACGGACGCGTCCGCGGGCATCGACGACCTCGGTCTCACCCCCAACAAGCAGACCACCACGGTGGCCATGGACTTCGGCCGCCTCTCGCTCGACCGTGACCTGATCCTCTACCTGTTCGGCACGCCCGGGCAGCACCGGTTCTGGTTCATGTGGGACGACCTCGTACGCGGCGCCATCGGCGCGGTCGTGCTGCTCGACACCCGCCGGCTCGCCGACAGCTTCCCCGCCATCGACTACTTCGAAGAGGCGAAGCTGCCGTTCGTGGTCGGCGTCAACGGCTGGGACGGGCAGTTCCCGCACGCCGAACAGGAGGTCAGGGAGGCGCTCGCGCTGTCGCCGCACGTGCCGATCGTGCGGACCGACGCCCGCAACCGCGAGTCGGTCAAGGCGACGCTGATCTCGCTGGTGGAGCACGTCGTACGGCTGCGTGCCGCGCCCGTGCGCTAG
- a CDS encoding nitroreductase/quinone reductase family protein encodes MTDFNQQVIEEFRANGGKVGGMFEGAPLVLLTTTGARTGRRRTNPAVYLRDGERVLVFASNAGGDAHPAWYHNVLANPRVVVELGADRFAARAAPLEGEERDRLYARQAAIDPAFAAYQEKTERVIPVIALYPERERLEAFGDELARIHEHLRGELAKVRQGAPAGDLRAHCLAFCDAMTFHHNGEDRVAFPHLEKLFPELKEPLDRLRAEHAVIAELVAELREAPGPATLERIAGEMEAHFAYEEQQLVPVLNSLESVPWS; translated from the coding sequence GTGACCGATTTCAATCAGCAGGTGATCGAGGAGTTCCGGGCGAACGGCGGCAAGGTGGGCGGCATGTTCGAGGGCGCTCCCCTCGTGCTGCTCACCACCACGGGCGCCAGGACGGGCCGGCGGCGCACCAACCCGGCCGTCTACCTGAGGGACGGCGAGCGGGTCCTGGTGTTCGCCTCCAACGCGGGCGGCGACGCCCACCCGGCCTGGTACCACAACGTGCTCGCCAACCCGAGGGTCGTCGTCGAGCTGGGAGCGGACCGGTTCGCGGCCCGGGCGGCGCCGCTCGAAGGCGAGGAGCGCGACCGCCTGTACGCCCGCCAGGCCGCGATCGACCCGGCCTTCGCCGCGTACCAGGAGAAGACCGAGCGCGTCATCCCGGTCATCGCGCTCTACCCCGAGCGCGAGCGGCTGGAGGCGTTCGGGGACGAGCTGGCCAGGATCCACGAGCACCTGAGGGGCGAGCTGGCCAAGGTCCGCCAGGGGGCGCCCGCCGGCGACCTGCGGGCGCACTGCCTGGCCTTCTGCGACGCGATGACCTTCCATCACAACGGCGAGGACCGGGTGGCGTTCCCGCATCTGGAGAAGCTCTTCCCCGAGCTGAAGGAGCCGCTCGACCGGCTGCGCGCCGAGCACGCGGTGATCGCCGAGCTGGTCGCCGAGCTGCGCGAGGCCCCCGGGCCGGCGACGCTGGAGCGCATCGCCGGCGAGATGGAGGCCCACTTCGCCTACGAGGAGCAGCAGCTGGTGCCGGTGCTCAACTCGCTGGAGAGCGTTCCCTGGAGCTAG
- a CDS encoding MarR family winged helix-turn-helix transcriptional regulator, producing MSTDGLSVDDGIRTLLLLMPRMVGRVKRLGVPPELQSLSLAPRHLSLLAYLLFDGPMTVNELAARLEVAPATVSLMVGDLSRKGVLDRREDDADRRRTIVSIADRHQESINEWLGYGAKAWREALEPLTPEQRRMFVDTLMAYERALSG from the coding sequence ATGTCAACAGACGGCTTGAGCGTGGACGACGGGATCAGGACGCTGCTGCTGCTGATGCCGCGCATGGTGGGGCGGGTCAAACGGCTGGGGGTGCCCCCTGAGCTGCAGTCGTTGTCCCTGGCGCCCCGGCACCTGTCGCTGCTGGCCTACCTGCTGTTCGACGGGCCGATGACGGTGAACGAGCTGGCGGCCCGGCTGGAGGTGGCGCCCGCGACCGTCAGCCTGATGGTGGGGGACCTGAGCAGGAAGGGCGTCCTTGACCGGCGCGAGGACGACGCGGACCGGCGCCGTACGATCGTGAGCATCGCGGACCGGCACCAGGAGTCGATCAACGAGTGGCTCGGCTACGGCGCCAAGGCGTGGCGCGAGGCCCTGGAGCCGCTCACGCCGGAGCAGCGGCGGATGTTCGTGGACACCCTGATGGCCTACGAAAGGGCCCTTTCAGGCTGA
- a CDS encoding TetR/AcrR family transcriptional regulator, translating into MTVEYSGKGDPARSLALLWRTSERASRKGKPELSVDRIVRAAIEVADAEGLAALSMRRVAERLGVGTMSLYTYVPGKPELFDVMLDTVYGETARPDDVPGGWRGRLEQIARENWALYLRHPWLLQVAASRPVLGPNVTAKYDYELRAVDGIGLTDLEMDSVITLVSGFVHGAARGAVEAAQAESLTGMTDEQWWAAHAPFLSRISDAARYPTAARVGQAAGEALNAAYSPEHAFEFGLERVLDGVEALINRRPA; encoded by the coding sequence GTGACCGTTGAGTACTCGGGGAAGGGCGACCCCGCGCGCAGCCTGGCGCTGCTCTGGCGCACCAGCGAGCGCGCCAGCCGCAAGGGCAAGCCCGAGCTGAGCGTCGACCGCATCGTGCGCGCGGCCATCGAGGTGGCCGACGCCGAGGGGCTGGCGGCGCTGTCCATGCGCCGCGTGGCCGAGCGGCTGGGCGTCGGGACGATGTCGCTCTACACGTACGTGCCGGGCAAGCCCGAGCTGTTCGACGTCATGCTCGACACCGTCTACGGCGAGACGGCCAGGCCGGACGACGTGCCCGGGGGCTGGCGGGGCCGGCTGGAGCAGATCGCCAGGGAGAACTGGGCCCTCTACCTGCGCCATCCGTGGCTGCTGCAGGTGGCGGCGAGCCGCCCGGTGCTCGGGCCCAACGTCACGGCCAAGTACGACTACGAGCTGCGCGCCGTGGACGGCATCGGGCTGACGGACCTGGAGATGGACTCGGTGATCACGCTGGTCAGCGGGTTCGTGCACGGGGCGGCGCGCGGCGCGGTCGAGGCGGCGCAGGCCGAGAGCCTGACGGGCATGACCGACGAGCAGTGGTGGGCCGCGCACGCACCCTTCCTCAGCCGGATCTCCGACGCCGCCCGCTACCCCACGGCCGCGCGCGTCGGCCAGGCGGCGGGCGAGGCCCTCAACGCCGCCTACAGCCCGGAGCACGCCTTCGAGTTCGGCCTGGAGCGCGTCCTCGACGGCGTCGAGGCCCTGATAAACCGCCGCCCAGCCTGA
- a CDS encoding ATP-binding cassette domain-containing protein: MPAVLAQDLRKKYGDKAALDGIDLDVGQGTVCGLLGPNGAGKTTTVRILTTLLRASGGRAEVAGFDVATQPRQVRRSIGLVGQHAAVDEILTGRQNLELFGRLHHLGASRARARADELLERFGLDHKGPAKEYSGGMRRRLDLAASLILAPPVLFLDEPTTGLDPRSRTEIWRAVRDLVAGGTTVLLTTQYLEEADQLADRIAVIDAGRVVAEGTPDELKSKLGGDRLDVVIHDPARLDEAAGIVGGAASGPAEVDRDTRHVSAPVSDRVRALTEALAALAAAGIEAEDVAVRRPTLDEVFLNLTDRRGGAV, from the coding sequence ATGCCGGCGGTGCTCGCGCAGGACCTGCGCAAGAAGTACGGCGACAAGGCGGCGCTCGACGGGATCGACCTCGACGTGGGCCAGGGCACGGTCTGCGGCCTGCTCGGCCCCAACGGCGCGGGCAAGACCACGACCGTCCGCATCCTCACCACGCTCCTGCGCGCCTCGGGCGGCCGCGCGGAGGTGGCGGGGTTCGACGTGGCGACCCAGCCCCGGCAGGTACGCCGCAGCATCGGCCTGGTCGGCCAGCACGCCGCCGTGGACGAGATCCTGACCGGGCGGCAGAACCTGGAGCTGTTCGGCCGCCTCCACCACCTCGGCGCGTCGCGGGCCCGGGCCAGGGCGGATGAGCTGCTGGAGCGGTTCGGGCTGGACCACAAGGGGCCGGCCAAGGAGTATTCGGGCGGCATGCGCCGCAGGCTCGACCTCGCGGCCAGCCTGATCCTGGCGCCGCCCGTGCTGTTCCTCGACGAGCCGACGACGGGGCTGGACCCGCGCAGCCGCACGGAGATCTGGCGCGCGGTCCGCGACCTCGTCGCCGGCGGCACCACCGTGCTGCTGACCACGCAGTACCTGGAGGAGGCCGACCAGCTCGCGGACCGGATCGCGGTGATCGACGCCGGGCGGGTGGTGGCCGAGGGCACGCCGGACGAGCTCAAGTCCAAGCTCGGCGGCGACCGGCTCGACGTGGTGATCCACGACCCGGCGCGCCTCGACGAGGCCGCCGGGATCGTCGGCGGGGCGGCCTCGGGGCCGGCCGAGGTCGATCGGGACACCAGGCACGTGAGCGCGCCGGTGAGCGACCGGGTGCGGGCGCTCACGGAGGCGCTCGCGGCCCTGGCGGCGGCCGGGATCGAGGCCGAGGACGTGGCGGTGCGCCGCCCCACGCTCGACGAAGTCTTCCTGAACCTCACCGACCGCCGAGGGGGCGCCGTATGA
- a CDS encoding ABC transporter permease has protein sequence MRWALADGWTVARRDLIHWANQPMTVVFGILFPVVITLAFGYLFGGAVKVPAGADYFAFLMPGMYGMTMLFGLSATMIAVATDVSKGVTDRFRSMPMAPSAVLIGRAVADLLNSVLILAGLLVCGLAVGWRPSSFAGALGAVGLLLLLRFALLWAGMYLGLLLRDPGGVVAIQVLEFPVGFLSNAFVAPGTMPGWLGAISEWNPLSSTVAAARQLFGNPGWGGDSWVAQHAVLMAVFWPLVITAVFFVLSVRLYQRLDR, from the coding sequence ATGAGATGGGCTCTGGCAGACGGCTGGACCGTCGCCCGCCGCGACCTGATCCACTGGGCGAACCAGCCGATGACGGTCGTGTTCGGGATCCTCTTCCCCGTGGTGATCACGCTGGCCTTCGGCTACCTGTTCGGCGGCGCGGTCAAGGTGCCCGCGGGGGCCGACTACTTCGCCTTCCTCATGCCCGGCATGTACGGCATGACGATGCTCTTCGGTCTCAGCGCCACCATGATCGCCGTCGCCACCGACGTCTCCAAGGGCGTCACCGACCGCTTCCGCTCGATGCCCATGGCGCCTTCGGCCGTGCTGATCGGCCGGGCCGTCGCCGACCTGCTCAACTCGGTCCTGATCCTGGCCGGGCTGCTGGTCTGCGGCCTGGCGGTGGGCTGGCGGCCGTCCTCCTTCGCGGGCGCGCTGGGCGCCGTGGGCCTGCTGCTCCTGCTGCGCTTCGCGCTGCTCTGGGCCGGCATGTACCTGGGGCTGCTGCTCAGGGACCCGGGCGGGGTGGTGGCGATCCAGGTGCTGGAGTTCCCGGTCGGCTTCCTGTCGAACGCCTTCGTCGCCCCCGGCACGATGCCGGGCTGGCTGGGCGCGATCTCGGAGTGGAACCCGCTGTCGTCCACGGTGGCGGCGGCCAGGCAGCTCTTCGGGAACCCCGGCTGGGGCGGCGACTCCTGGGTGGCCCAGCACGCCGTCCTGATGGCGGTGTTCTGGCCGCTGGTGATCACCGCCGTCTTCTTCGTCCTGTCGGTACGCCTCTACCAGCGGCTCGACCGGTAG